The proteins below are encoded in one region of Flavobacterium nackdongense:
- a CDS encoding DUF2683 family protein — MELILKNVKKKDLPVLKALAKLLGFEIEKVEKPYNPEFVKEILEAEQSIKDGKGVKIKLEDLWK, encoded by the coding sequence ATGGAACTCATTTTAAAAAACGTTAAGAAAAAAGATTTACCAGTATTGAAAGCTTTGGCTAAATTATTAGGTTTTGAAATTGAAAAAGTGGAAAAGCCATACAATCCAGAGTTTGTAAAAGAAATTTTGGAAGCTGAACAAAGCATAAAAGACGGAAAAGGAGTTAAAATCAAATTAGAAGATTTGTGGAAGTAA